AAACGATGCGAATTGAGAGAAGCCGGAAAGGAGGTGACGGTTCACCGGGAGGAGGTTATACCTGACCGATTTTACAGGAGAAAAAAGACTTGACCGTTTGATCTGTGGCTGGATTTAGATGAGCTATCTGGCTCCGATTAATGAACATGTTCTGTCATCATTCCTCATTGTGAACGAGGCTGACTTGAAGGATGCTTCCGAGAACGTGTGCAGGTTGCGCGAAGAAACGAAGGAATTGCTCGAACGGGCACAATCTGGCTCAGATGGGATTTGGTGGAGAGAAGGTTCAGATCCACGAGAAAGGCTAACTTGTGAAGCCTCTATGAGTTCTATTGCCGGAGGCCGGGGTCGAACCGGCACGAGGTTTAAGGCCTCACTGGATTTTGAGTCCAGCGCGTCTTCCAGTTTCGCCACTCCGGCGTTGAGTCCACACAAATCTAGCTTCTTTTGCTGCCTGATGTCAACTTGTCCGAAAATAGTGACAGTCACCTATTTCCTGGGCAGTCTCTCCGCTCGTGGGATGTAGGATCGAAAAATACGCGTGAGGTTGATCATCCTGGTCACGGGAAATAGGTGACTGTCACTATTTTCCTCACAACATTGACAGAGCATGCTTGTTGCGCTATCTTGCTGACCAATCAGTCAATTTGATGTTGTCCCAAAAAGGGGGGTTGAAAATGCGCAAACTAGCTCTTGCAATGCTGCTTGTGTTTGCCGCTGTATCCTTCCATTCGGTCTTCGCCGGCGACGAACAGCCCCAGCGCCTGAAGAAACGTGTCGCAGTCTTCAAGTTTGAGGACAAGACCGCGCATGTTTACAGCTGGTGGACCGGTCAGCCGGTCGGTGACGGAATGGCCGACATGCTTACCACGGCGCTCGTGAAGAGCGGCAAGTACCGCGTGATCGAGCGGCAGCAGATTGAGGACGTGGTATTGAAGGAACAGGCATTGGGTCAGACCGGAGTCATTACGTCTGAAAGCGCAGCAAAGATCGGGAAGATGCTTGGGGTCGAGCTGGCCATCGTGGGAAGTGTGACGGAGTTCGGCCACAAGGAATCCGAGAAGGGCGGGCGCATGGGCGGCATCGGCCTGGGAGGCAAGAAGATGTCAGCGACCGTCGCAGTGGATGTGCGTTTCATCAATACTACGACCGGCGAAATCCTTCAGGCAGAGAGTGTTCGAAAGGAAAAATCCTCAACGGGTTTGTCCGTGTCCACCCCCGAATTCGATTTCAAGAATGAGAAAGCATTTGATGAATCGCTTGTAGGCAAAGCCACTCGTGAAGCCGTCAATGAAATCGTGACAAAGATCGATGCGGCCGCAGTGAACATCCCCTGGTCTGCAAAAATCGCCAAGCTCAGTGCCGACGGATCAGTCATCATCAACTCGGGAGCCGAGGCGGGGGTACAGGTAGGTGACAAGTTTGTCGTTTATCGGGCGGGCGAGGAGGTCATTGACCCCGACACGGGCGAATCTCTTGGCAGCGAGGAGACAGCTGTCGGCAAGATAGAGGTCCTGGATAACAATGTCGGAAAAGGCAAAGCATCAAAGTGCAAAGTAACCTCGGGTTTGGGCCTCAAAGAGGGTGATATCGTGCGTCTGAAGTGACGCGCTTCATTTTTTTGTTGACTAAAAATGGGGTTCCCACTACACTGACCGACTGGAAAGAGGATGCGTGGCCTTTCCTACGGTAGGTAACCAGCCTGGTTGCGGTAGGTTTGAGCCTCTGGCCTCTTTTTTCTTGAAACCTGCCGACCGGGGCTGTAGCTCAGCTGGGAGAGCGCTTGTCTGGCAGACAAGAGGTAGCGGGTTCAAGCCCCGCCAGCTCCACCACTACTCGCGGACCTACCTTTCACGATGTATCGCGTAACGGGCAGAGACTATCTTAGCTCTGAGACGGAAGGAGGTGATAGCCGGGAAGATGCAGGTACCGGGTAAGTCAGACAGGGAGAGTCTTTCGCCTGACAGATACCCGGCAAGTGGGTTGTATTGCTGTGGCATCCTCTCAACAGGATGCGGAACCTTTAAGGAGGTTAAAAGATGAAAAGAGCTCTGTTTCTTTCTCTCGGGCTTCTTATACTTGTAACAGTGGCTGCGTCTGCCGAGAACAGCCTCGAGGCCAAGAACAAAGCATTGGTTTTCTCGACTAGCTCTTCGACCGCCCTTGCGGGCAAGTACATGCTTGCTTCTGACATGGCTGTCAACGTGTCGGTCGGTTACATGAGTGCCGGAATCAGCGGCTCAAAGTCGACACTGCTTAGCATCGGCGGCGGAGTGGCGAAGTATCTCAAGACAGAAGACGTGGCACCCTACGTCGGAGCAGGCGTTGGCTTCGGCACAAGCAGCCCGCCGGTTGGCGACTCTCAGACCACGTTTTCTCTGGCCGGGATCTTCGGCGTTGAGGCATTCATTATGAAGAATGTCAGCGTGTCCGGTAACGCTCAGCTTGGATTCTCCTCAATCTCGAACTGGTCCGGGACCAAAAGCTACAGCACCATGGGAACAGCAATGACCGCGTTCATGGTGACCATCTATCTGCCGTAGCAGTCCGGCTGAGAAGGGCATCCCGAATTCTCGGGATGCCCTTTTTCTTTGCCAAATCACGGTTGACAGAATGGCTCCATGTGATAGACTGCCTAGAAAAATGGGCCATCTATGACAAAAAAATGCTCCTCACATGCGCTTCGAATTTGTGTTTTTTCCCTGCTTCTTGCGCCATTTGTCTTTCCTTCCCTCTCTCATGGGCAGGGAACTCTTAAATATACTTCGCAGGTCGTTGGGAAGGACTCAAAGAGCGTTCTGGCCCCGTTCACGAGAGCGAAATTTGAGAACGGGCTTACCGCGATAGTGAAGGAACTCCACTCTGCCCCGATTGTGACTGTTGATGTGTGGGCCAGGGTGGGGTCCGTGAATGAAAACGACGAAATCAATGGAATCTCCCATTTCTTTGAACACATGTTCTTCAAGGGCACGGAGAAACGCGGTGTTGGAGAGATGGATAGAATCGTGAAATCGCTGGGGGGCAGGAGCAATGCAGGGACATCGGTTGAGTACACGCACTACTACATAACCGTTCCAGCCCAGCATATGAACATTGCAGTTGACCTTCTCTCTGATGCGCTGGCCAATTCCAAATTTGCCCCGGAGGAAATCGAAAAAGAAAGAAAGGTCGTCAAGGAGGAGATAAACAGGAAGGAAGATGATCCCAACGGGAAACTCTTTACCCTTTTTCAAGAAGCTCTCCTTCCCGGCACGCCCTGGGCAAGGCCGGTTCTCGGAACTAATGAGTCTCTTGACCGGATCGACAGAGAGGCTTTCCTCAAGTACGTTGACGCCCGCTACGGAGCCGAGAACCTGGTTGTCGTGATTGCCGGAGACGTAAGCACCGGCAAGGCATTGGGCGAGATCGGGCGCGGCTTTTCTTCTTTCAGACATGCGAAGGAAACCGGATATCCTGACATCGGATGGAGTCCGCTCACGAGAAGGGTGGAGCGTGTAATCGAAAAGGATGTGAACAGAGGATATCTCATGCTTGGATTCCAGACCAAGGGCCGGAGTTTGATGAAAGACTTCTATCCGCTGGAAGTAGCCGCGGCGATCCTGGGAGAAGGCAAGAGTTCAAGATTGTACCAGAATCTGAGGGAAAAGAAGAAGATTGTTTCAAACATATCTGTATGGTCATGGGATCTCGACAAGGCCGGCGCACTGGGTCTTTTCGCAGAGCTTGACCCTGCACTCAAGGACAGCGTGGAAGCGGCGATCAAAGCCGAGATGAACCTGCTTGCCGAGAAAGGAATCACCGAGGAGGAGCTTCAAAGGGCAAAGATGATGCTTAAGTCCAAGTTTGCTTTCGAGAGCGAAACCGGGGCTGGAGTTGCCGGAAAGCTTGGCCGTGCCGAGACGCTTCAGGGGGCCGAAGAAGCGCTGCGCTATGTTGACGGAATTGGAGGCGTGACTTCCTCCGACGTGATGAGAGTGGCGAGAGATTACTTGAAAGGGAAGCCATATGCAGTTTGTTACATTCTTCCGAAAACGAAAGGCTAACTCCATGCGCGAGAAGAGGAGAGGAGATTTATCGTGCTCCGCGGCTTCTGTGCGAGCGGCTTCCTGTATTGGAGCTTCGTTAGTCGTTCTTGTCGTATCTGCCTTAACGCCTGCGGTCTCGTGCGCAGACGACGCCGAAAGATTCCTCCTTCCGAACGGCCTTACTTTCATCGCGCGAGAGTCCGATGCCAACGACATCGTTTCTCTTGCGATCTTCATGAGGATGGGCTCTGCCTACGAGCCGGACTCTGAAGCAGGATACTCGAATCTCACTGCAAGGCTTATTCTCAAGGGCACCCAGTCGCTGAATGCTCAGGACATTGCGAACGGCATAGAATCAGTCGGGGCAAGAATCAATGCTTATGCAGGAAAGGAAGTGGGGGTCATATCGCTGGAAGCGACGAGGGAAGGTTTTGGGCCGGCGGTCGATATTCTGCTCGATGTGCTCAAGGACACTTCCTTCCCGGATGAGGAAGTGGCTCAAGAGAAGTCCATGGTTCTCAAAGAAATCGGGGCCCGAAGTGATAGACTCCTCGCCACTGCCTTTGACCTTTTTTACGAAACCCTTTTCGAGGGGCATCCTTTTCACAAACCTGCGCTGGGCTATGCGCAGACGATATCGAACTTTGACAGAGCTGATGCTACGAGATACTACGGCATGTTCT
Above is a window of Candidatus Eisenbacteria bacterium DNA encoding:
- a CDS encoding CsgG/HfaB family protein, with the protein product MRKLALAMLLVFAAVSFHSVFAGDEQPQRLKKRVAVFKFEDKTAHVYSWWTGQPVGDGMADMLTTALVKSGKYRVIERQQIEDVVLKEQALGQTGVITSESAAKIGKMLGVELAIVGSVTEFGHKESEKGGRMGGIGLGGKKMSATVAVDVRFINTTTGEILQAESVRKEKSSTGLSVSTPEFDFKNEKAFDESLVGKATREAVNEIVTKIDAAAVNIPWSAKIAKLSADGSVIINSGAEAGVQVGDKFVVYRAGEEVIDPDTGESLGSEETAVGKIEVLDNNVGKGKASKCKVTSGLGLKEGDIVRLK
- a CDS encoding pitrilysin family protein, yielding MTKKCSSHALRICVFSLLLAPFVFPSLSHGQGTLKYTSQVVGKDSKSVLAPFTRAKFENGLTAIVKELHSAPIVTVDVWARVGSVNENDEINGISHFFEHMFFKGTEKRGVGEMDRIVKSLGGRSNAGTSVEYTHYYITVPAQHMNIAVDLLSDALANSKFAPEEIEKERKVVKEEINRKEDDPNGKLFTLFQEALLPGTPWARPVLGTNESLDRIDREAFLKYVDARYGAENLVVVIAGDVSTGKALGEIGRGFSSFRHAKETGYPDIGWSPLTRRVERVIEKDVNRGYLMLGFQTKGRSLMKDFYPLEVAAAILGEGKSSRLYQNLREKKKIVSNISVWSWDLDKAGALGLFAELDPALKDSVEAAIKAEMNLLAEKGITEEELQRAKMMLKSKFAFESETGAGVAGKLGRAETLQGAEEALRYVDGIGGVTSSDVMRVARDYLKGKPYAVCYILPKTKG